actgtggaaggaaaccgcTGTGTGACCCAAAGCCTTTTAAATGGCTTTATTGACCAAATCTTAGAGCAATCCATCCAATAGCTGTTGAGATTATTCAGTGTGGACTGAAGTGGTGGACCGACGAGATAGGAAGTACAAGGCTGACCTTTTCTCACcaatgtctcctcctcctcttcctcctcctctctgcagatGACAAGAAGAACGACCTGCCAGATGACTTCGACATCGACATGGAGGCCCCGGAGACGGCAAAGGCTGCTGTCACCATCCAGTCGCAGTTCAGGAAAttccagaagaagaagcaggatgTGAAGTCGTAGAAAGAACACTGT
This genomic stretch from Solea senegalensis isolate Sse05_10M linkage group LG13, IFAPA_SoseM_1, whole genome shotgun sequence harbors:
- the pcp4a gene encoding calmodulin regulator protein PCP4a isoform X2 gives rise to the protein MSERQAFGATTGNSKPAAGQDDKKNDLPDDFDIDMEAPETAKAAVTIQSQFRKFQKKKQDVKS